A region of the Gopherus flavomarginatus isolate rGopFla2 chromosome 3, rGopFla2.mat.asm, whole genome shotgun sequence genome:
TAGGGGCGGCACCAGGCTCTTCTCCGGCGGCGGCGGCTGTGGCTGCTCCCCGTCCAACTCCCGCAGCAGCTCGTCCAGCTCCCCGTCCTCCTCCAACCCGTCCTGGGCGCGGCGGCGCCGCAGCTGCTGCAGGGCCCGGCGGTGCCTCTCCTGCAGCCGCCGCAGCTGGGCCGCGAGCGCCgcttcctcctccagctgctgctcgGGGGCGGAGCCCGGGCGGGGCGGCGCGTCGGGCTCCGGCCCGGGCCCCAGCAGCGCCTGGCGGAAGAGGCTGCGGTTCTCCCGGCGCAGCCGGCGGTTCTCCAGCCGCAGCCGCGCGTTCTCGTCCCGCAGCCGCGCGTTCTGGCGCTCCCGCTCCTCGCGGGCCCGCACCGCCTCGCTGTGGCTGGCGGCCAAGTCCGCGTATCGCTCCGCCAGCTGCTGCGGCGAGCCGCCCGCCAGGCCCCGCCAGCCGCACGCCGCCTCGCCTCCGCCAACGGCTGCCCCCCGACCCCTCCGCGAGCCCGCGCCGGGCCCGCAGCTCCAGCGCCGTCCAGCACCGCGCATGCGCCTCATCCGTGCTGTGCCTTCGCTGCTCTGGCTCCGCCCGCCTCCTCGGCGCAGCCGCGGAAGAGGGTCGCTTAATGATGACGCTGCTTTATGCAAACGAGAGGGCGGAGCTATAGGGTGCTGGAGCGGAGGTGGGGGTGACAGCTGTGGAGCAGCTGGTGCTGCCAGCTGTCTTTGTGCCTGCCCTCCAGGGGCAGATGTGCAGGAGGAGCCGCAGGGGAGTCACCtctccctttttaaaatgtgttttaaatagcTGAATTTACCCGCTAAATCTTTTGGCTAAGGTCAGGGCACCTGCTCTGAAAATACAAAGCACCAAAGCGATCCAGCAAGCCACCCTTTCCGAAATTATTACGAAAAGATTCAAGTTGCTGATTACTATATCatcatcatttatttatttagtgatAACAATATGCCCCCACTTTATATAACATACACAAAGTCCTGTGCCAAAGGGCTTACACTataaaggcctgatcctacaaataGTACTGAGCATAGCGATCATACTGGGGTCTGCACTGACGAAATCCAGTGCAGGCTATAGATCTGAAGCTCTTAACTGACAACTAAATATGTTTGTACTGGTTACTGCCAGagatagttccattgaagtcactgaaaTTTTCTAACCGAAGACTGCCATGTGAAAAAAACTGATTTGTGAGTAATCTTATTTATAAGAAATAAAAGTCCATATTGTGAAGAGCCCAAATCAATGTAATTCCACTGCGTGCAGATGTAAATGCAAGTAAGATGGCCTTGGGCCTCAATCCTTCAAACATTTATCCACATAAGTAACTTTCTATGACTGAGTAGTCCTAGTGGGTTCATTGGGACTACACATATGCATATAGTATTAGGTATGCATATATATGTTCAGAATTGGAGTgtcagattgtaaactccttgtgATACAGACCGTGTGTTGCTATATGCTCTGCGCAGCACTGAGCACTGTTtgagcctgagccaaagccccatCAAGGTCAGTGGaaagaatcccattgattttaaatcaaGTGGTTGGTGCTCAACAAAAcagtaaataataatttttagAACTGTTCCTTCCATAACAGGCAGGTGCTTATttacaagattttttaaaaaattgaaaatcaCTAGCCTGGAAGTAATCTCAGTATTGCTGTAAAGTAATTTTGCCAGATCTGCTGGTCAGCAAAAATGAATTTACAGCAAATATTTCCAGTAATAAACTCCAAAAGAGAGGCTGACTGAGAGCGTGAAAATAATTTAATGCAAATAGGTGACCAATCTGATTTTGCACTGAAATAAATAGGCACTAAAATTTAACAGTTTTACTGTTTCTGTTTAGAAAATTGGTAGACGTGCCTATCATCAGGGCACCCTGGCACTTTATATTaaaataagggcctgatcccaaaAACTGCTGAGCCCCCTGAACCTCTGTTGAAATTAATCAGAGTAGAAAGTACTTAAACTCACAGTGGATTAGGCCCAAGAAATTATAGTGGGAGGGGatgcagttagggtgaccagacaacaaatgtgaaaaatcgggacgggggcggggggtaataggagcctatataagaaaaagacccaaaaatcaggactgtccctataaaattgggacatctggtcaccctaggtgcagTGTAGTTCTTGGGCTTTGTGTGATCAAAGCTCTTTGGGTAAAACTGTGATAACCTTATTCacactgaatagtaccttacaTCATTGAGCTTAATGGGATTACTTGTGGGTAAAGTAATATTCAACATGAGTAAAGgcatcacaatctggcccttatttttatttgttcatgtatttcaatttctttttttttaaaatgcatctacTCCATATTGTAGGTACACATACAAGGAGTTAGTAAAATACAGACACAGATCAAAGGACCAATTttcacataaacaccatcctcACATGCCAAAACTAACTTCGTCTGTGCCTCAGATTCCCCAGCTATCTGTAAAACAACCCATTGAAATCcttagatgaaaggtgctatatatgtACAGAGTATTAAAGTTATGATTTGGGGCAGGATTATATGCAACAACAAAGGCAAGCATGAGCATAAGATACCCTGTACTGTGCAGGCTACCTGCTGGGCAGGTCACAGTGAGGAAAAGAGAGTAGCCTCCACCGAGCTGCTCTACCTTGTCCCACAAAATTGGGCAGGGAGTGGGCATGCtgggaaagggagtgggcacAGTCTTGACTCTGCACTTTGTACattgctggtgcagtttacttgTTCCCTGGAGCAAATGAGCAACAGGGCTGAACAGTGACTCAGAGTCACACCCCAACCCTATAATAGGTATTGTTTAAAACAATGGCACTAACTGTCAAGAATTAAAACCGGCAGATATAAAAACAAACTAATCCTATTTCTCTGCAAAAAATCTCTCAGAAGCTAAATCAGAATAAAAAATCTTACATTTAAATTTAACTAGGCCCCAATTTCACAAGTGCTACATGCATAATTTAATTTGTATATATAATCTCATTGACCTGAGTTTCTCACGTTTGCAGGAAGAgggccttatataggcttttggAGAGAAAAGAGTGGTACAGGAGACTGCTCAACATTTCCACAAAAgcttttttcaatggaaaattgttattatgtgttttcttttttaatttttttggacaaaattaaaaattttacAGCAAGTGTCTGCTTACCTCAAAAAATTCTTCCCCTcctgttttcccctccccctccagaaaactgaacacccacTACAGGCTGCTCCAAGAACTGGAAATAGCCTTGGCATAGGAATGCCACACAAGTCTCCCTTTGTCTCCTGAATGGAAGGCTTCTATGCAGAGAGTGGCCAGCTATTGTGGCTCTATGCCTACGCAAGGACTCCCCTGATGCTAGGACAATTCTGTGGATATTCTCGGTATCTTTATGATCACTTTGTGCTAGGGTAGTCAGTGTAATGTGACCATGGGGCAATTGTGACTCAGATCCGTAGACACCATTCTGAAATTTTTTCAGGATTTTAAGGTAGCCGTGCTGAGCTGACCTGCAGACAGAGCCACTCAATATGGACGTTGATCCATAACCTTGGCTCTCTTATGTGAAAGACAGTGAAAGGTATAAAAATAGAGTACCGCATTTACACTACAGAATTTACAGTAATTTCAATACCTACTTAATAGATGCTGTCAAAATATCATGGATCAGTGATGTTATATGTCCAGCCTGAATGCTGCATCCAGTCCATTTGATGCATTTAAGTGGCCCAGAGAGATGCAGATTCTTCAGAATCTAAGCAGTCAtttcaaatgaataaataaataaagtttctGGATCTTCTGGCTGTGAACCTAACTTTCCAAGTGAGAAGAAAGTGTTCACTAATTCACTGTTGTCTTCTTGagcctgcagagagcctgaaacaatggcTTTGAGAGACATGAACcaaccctgctgcagccctcagcTCCATTAATCAAGCTGGAGTGTTGATTCTGAAGCCAAACACCACCACTTTAAATGGAAGTATTAACTATTTCACCGCTTGTCAGTTTAGTAGGTAGAAAAGGAGTAAAACTCATAGAGATGGGAGCAATTGGAAATTACAGCAGGGAAGACGATAcgtagggaagaaaaaacaagacATGTGAAGTCAGAGAAATTGAAGAGAAAcacagaaaggaaggaaggaagggaaataGTGGTGACCTTATAGAGGAATATGTTTTCCAGCTGAATGTGACGAGGTGCTTAATAATTCATAAATAAACTAAAAGTGTAGTTACTATGTAAAAGTCACATTCTGTCTTTGATATTTGTGCAACTCCTCATTGGCATCCCAGGGCATTCCTCAGTGGATCGAGGCGAGTATGCAGTCTTAAATTCATACTTTGACCATGTAGCACAATGAAAAATAGAATTTGGCCATCTGCCAAAAATAAGTTTGACACTCCTCTCATAGGtggagtgaaagagagagagatagtaGCAGCAGTGATCCTCGGAGACGAAGAGGTAATGTAGAAAAATCCAGATCAAGCTCTGTTTTTGTGGGggtggaagtgggtgggtagataGGAAACAACATACACTCAACACTAACAATCCAGGATGAGACAAAAGTTTCCTTGCCACTTATATGTAATTTGGAATTGTGTATTCCTGTAGCTGACCTCACCTATCAAAACCAGTTCCAAGTGTAACCAAATTAATCAATTGACTTTCGTAAAACTAGATAGCACTTTATAAGCGAATATTAATCACAGCTCCTTTGACACAAGGAAGAACACTGCTGGCACTCTGAGAAGTCTGTGACAAGATGATAGATATTCTGATAGCATCACACTGCTGACCCTTTTCATTAgtgttcataaatgttttttgaAATCAGGAGGAAATTCAAGCATTTTAAACCGATGATTCCTATATAAAAGAGAGATGTGTTGATAAAGCTTATGATGTCACCTGTATTATCATTGTACATTAGTTTGAGTGTGGGGAAGCATAGCATACCTATTCTCAGCAGTTCTGCACAATGAACAAGTCAGCCCTGAATAAtgagagcctgattctgctccctctttaccagtgtaaatctggaagaACTCTGTCAACGTCAGTGGAATTATACTGGTGTTGacctggtgtaagtgagatcagaagccAACTTTGAAACTAAAGATTTACATTGCAGAAGGAGATGGGGAAGAAGGCTTGGTAACTGCTTCATTTGTATCCTCCTTGTCAACCAGCCTTAGGCATTCTGTCTGAATTGTCATCATTCCTTGAACGTCAGGAGTGTTAAGAAATGGGGAATATTAGATTGCCTTGTCATCCCTGGAAGAGCTGTAGTTTTGGGAATTACATCAAACCACCTTGTCTGAAGTACTGAGAGGATGGGATGGGTGATTTGGGAGGTGCCCACAGGTATTTTCTGTTGGCAGGCTTGCTGATCTTTATTATATATAACCTCTTGGTctgaattgctgctgctgcttcttgtttTCTTTAATCTGTGATTTTATTATCATTACACACTGAAAAGTTTTATAAACTACTCATGGCattgttgctgctgttgctaaTATTCCTTCCAAAGCCTCCACTGAAGATGGTTTATTACCAGCAAATAGACTTCTTAGTTGCTATCAAGAGGCCTTATTGATACTTGACAGAATGAATACCACTCTATTGAAATAATTACTACAGAGTTAAGATTAGGTAATATTGATTGTGTGTATTTATTCCTTTGATATGGGCAACAATATTAAAAGCCATCAAACACTAGCTTCACTATTTGACAGCACCATTTAATTCTAGCCATGTGTTGCCATAAGAAGAATTAAGATATAAATAAAGAAAGCATGACTTCCGAACTTTAATTAGGATTCATGTTGCCGTGATATTCTGCTTCAGAATACCATGGATCAGAATGGAGAAACTAGCTTTAAAGCAGAAAATGCTGTGGTGGCAGAGGGGAAGAGGAAACAGTTCATTAAATATCAACAGCCAGATGTGGTATAGATAATTTTCTGCAAAAGGAGAGTTTCTGGAGAGGATTGGAAGGAGTTGCACTACAATCAGTTCTCCTACTGCACAATTAGCCATTTCATCAAAGAGCAAAAATGGGGCAGAGTAGCAAACAGAAGGAAAGTGGACAACTTTTCCCATTCTCATGCAGAGTGGCCACAATCAGTATTTCAGATAAGTACATTTCTAATTCCAACAAGGTGACATGTATTATCGGTTGCACCCAAAATGCGTGTTCATTCAAAGTTGCATTGTTCTGGGTCTACACTAATTTTGAAACAATATCTACGTTCAACACATGGACGCTGAAAGAGAAGAGACATTTCTGTGGCAGCAGGAACACAAGTGGCTCCTTTGCTAAACAGCTGCTCTATGTTGGATATGCAAAGATACAGCTGTGATACTGTTCCTCCCTCTGTGGAATATGCTTCCTGTTTGTTTTGAACTCAAAATGGATTGACATACGAGTCCACAAGATTAAAGAGTCTTTTACAGAAAGATCGACAGACAATGTTCAGAATGTAAATAAGAAGCTCCCTCTCTTTTCAAAGATGTTACTTTATCTTCTGTCCTTCAGGCTGTGGACATTGTTTTCTTTAATGCTATTATAATGGTGGTGATGGGCCAGAATTAGATAGATTATCTGGAAATCAGTTacctatttatttattgtatcatTAGGCCCTAGGCCTGGAATCCTTTACCTACAAGAGAGTAGGGTTTGCAAGATTATTCCCTAACTAGATGACTCTACTCATTGCCCACAAATGTCTTAttggtatcatagaatatcagggttggaagggaactcaggaatcatctagtccaaccccctgctcaaagcaggaccaatccccagacacatttttgccccagatccctaaatagacccctcaaggattgaactcacaatcctgggtttagcaggccaatgctcaaaccactgagttatcccttccGTGCAAGCAACTGTATCAAAAAGAGACAAATGTAATATTGTGGTATCCTTGCTCTTTAAGCAGTGAAAAACAGGTTGTTTGCATATGGCATAAGTGCAAAGTTCAACTAAATCTAGTTTCAAGCATTCTTTCAGAAACAGTCAAGCTCATCAATATCATGGCTGGCATTGCTAAATAGTCTGCCAAGTTCTAAAGAATCCTTACTAAGTTTATTCTTAGTCCAGTAAATCACCTACTAAATTTAATGAggaaacaagcaaatatcagccAAGTTCCAGTGCACAAAAAAATGCTACAGAATTAGAATAATGGATAATTTACACATATGTAAATTACTTCTGTgggggagatttttcaaaggtacaATTGAGAGTTAAATTCTTAACTCCCATTGACGCCCAGCGGGAGCTGAGTGCCTGACTATTGACTACCCTTTGTGTATTTGAAAATCTACCCCTAATTCAATAACATGCGTGGGTGCTACGTAGATGACAACAGAGTAGAATAGCTCCCTCCTTTGCAGGGTTACATGTAGGGCAATAATGTAGGACAAGTAACTTTCTGTTTATAAAACCCAGTCCCCACATTTCTCACCTCATTAATTTTGCTTCATTCCATCAGGGCCccgctctgctgggagctgtACTAAGAtaaaaggcagtccctgccccgaagagcttacagAATGTAACAGGTAGGTGTATTTTTATAACAGAACATCAAAAGAATAAATTGAATAATGCTAGGTAAGTTATGGAGCATAAATGTGTTGGTCTACAAAACTTAGGCTTATTTCTGCTACCAccaaagttaatggcaaaacttccaggaTTGTGCCTTTGGTGCCTGTGaccagtggtggctccaggcaccagtgctccaagtgcgtggctggggcagcaagccgcggggggcaccctgccggtccctgcgagggcaacAGTCAGGCAACCTTTGGCGGGCTCATGTAGGGGGTCCaccggtcccgcagatttggtGGCAACTCGGTGGCGGGTACACCAAAGTTGCAGGACTGgaagacctcccgcaggcaagccgccgaaggctgcctgactgctgtgcttggggtggcaaaatagctAGCGCCACCCCTGCCTGTGACTGGAGCTTTCTTGTTTGCTGTGTTATTTTCTCACCTACAGTAAAACAAGCATTGTCAACATTTTCCCTAGTGTATACCACATCTTAAAAGAAACATATTTTCAAGGTCATTTCCCCACCATTCACAGTTGTCCAGACCACTTCCCCTTTCATTCACAATTGAGGAGACCacctcctctctttctctctcacatttGTGATTATATAACATCCCTATGGCAATGAGAACTAATTGCATACATGGAAAATTAATATTAGGAAAGGATATAAGGTTTTAGTTTCTTTGATTGTGATAAGGGAGCTGGAAAAAAAGGAGAAGAATACGTGGCAAGCCAATTCTCTGTGGACCATCAGCAATATTCCATGGAGCACAAATGGTCTACAGATCATGATCTGAAAACCTCTACAGGAGAAAGTTGTGTACTCAAGAGTAAGAACTGTGAAAATTCAAATTCTGAGCCAGCTTCTTCTAGACAGCCTCCATTCCCCACACTCTCATCCCCCTCTCCCatcatccacccacccacaccccataACTCAGAATGAAAACAATTAAGAATATGTGGTCAGTTTCTAATATATCAGCCAGCTGGTGCAAGTAACTCATAGGTATTTAGGATTAAGAAACACCAATTATTCTTCTCATGACTTGTCAATTTGTATAAATGGAACTAATCAACCTCACATCCATCATAACAGTGTAATAGACTTTACGTCTGTATGTCAAATGTTCACTAAAGTTAATAACTATTTTATTGAAGTCTAGGACATTACATGGTCTACTTCATAGACATCTTCAAATCCAACGTGTTTTGTGATGTCATGCCATGAAAATCTATATTCTATTTTACCGGAAAAAAACTAGATGAATAACAAAAGGATCTAATGCTCAGAAAACCAAGAAACATCGGGATGGGGTTGGAGGGGATCTTCTAAACCtttaagactttttaaaagcTTTCGGCATCTGATCCAAATAGGAAGCTTTCTATTAACTACAATGAGTATTGGgtctaaattaaaataaaagtttttcaTGTGGAATTTCTGTCCTTTTTCCTTGTCTCATCCATTTCTAAAAAGAACTTTAGTCTCAAATGTCATAAGATTCTGAATTCTGGAGCTAAAGCAGTGCTATATTGTTTGAAAGTATAGATTTGGGGTGCTTTAAATTTCACCAGAATGTGTAACGCTCAGATTACTACTCAGATTTTTTCATGGATATTTTTGTTCCTGGTTTATAATATGGTTATGTACAATCAGGTTAAAACTTATGCCTGAATCCAATGACCTCAAAGCCCTGAAATAAAAGTAGTTATTccaaattaattaattttgtaaaatcaggaatttaaaaactgtaataataaataatggctTCAATTCAAGTATTAAAATCAGTACTAAGATTCATGAATGGCATTTAAATCCAACAGTAATAATCTATTTTCAACATTCTCTCTATCccctatggaccagatcttcagctgatgtaaatcagcatagctcactTGATCTGCCCCTATGTATCTTTATTACATATGCATGGTGCTTAGACATCTTTAACATCGTGGAAGAATAGGAAATTGTATaatctaaaaatatttcaaatcacGGAATAATTTTAAAAGCTCTGGCTCTGCATTCTTTGCTCATAACAATACACcctgtgaagtcaatgaaagttttgcctgAGCAATAATTGTGGGAAAAGCCCAAAATGTCTGGGTTTGGAgtgcttttaatttaaatttcttTTCAAATATGTTTGATTTCTGCAGCTGGAATATCCTAGGATTTCCCCATGGCAATTTAAATAATTCTAATCTGTTGTGAATTATCAGACATCTATCGACAAAGGATAGAAATACATACCTTACATCTACCAGTAGAATTGAAATGAGTATTATAAGCCTGGACCTGCTCCCTTCATTAGGGATTACTTCATTAGATCTGATAACTATTGTGGGATTATCATATCTTTTGATCATATTTTTTTCAGTGCTACAGTCCTCTGATAACCTCTCATCTTTAAATGCCAAATTTAATGGGAAATTGCCCTTTTATTGTATGTACCGCTTTACCAGCTCACAGAGAATTTCTTCTGCAAAGGATTTTGAATGCTGTTAAACCCTATTTATGACTTTAATAGCTTTGCATTAATGAAAAAACCAGATACCCTTTATATACCCACCTCAGGGGTTCACCTAGATGTTCTATTGATGTGAAATAGAGCCAAACTGATTTCTGCTAAAGATGAGAAAGTAGTAAAAAACCAAACTGCCTGTGGATAATAAAATTACTTGTTTTATCACAAATATtcactgcaaactttatcaacaAAATCTCTCAAATGGATGTCCAAGGCTGAATATTTCCCAAGCTATATACGGATATCCCGAAACATGTCTGCCTATGAACAAAAACCCTCCATAAACATCTTGATGGGTTTCATAAAGTGTTCAAATTAGAGAGAGTGACTATCAAAACATCTGCTTATCTGAATGGCTGATTTAATTCAAGTGGTTTTGTAGTCTCATTCACCTGAAATATCCAATGTACATTGTAGTAGATCTTAGTCACCACAGCTGGGCAGATAGTAACACTATTATTTGTTCTTAAATTAGGAGATCTGTTTCCCCTTACATAATATCCAAAGACTTTGAAATAATAAACATTACAGAAACTTGGTGTAATGACATAAAACAATGGGATACTGTAATACTCGATTACAAATTATACAGGAAAGATAGAGTAGGCCAAAGAGGTAAGGGAGTAGCAAGATTCCATAGACTCTAGGGAGATAAAAATTCTGATTGAAGAGGACCACACAGCTGAATCTATATGAATACAAATCCCAAACTGTAAGAATGTAAATATATTAGTAGGGCTGTACTACCTGTCTCAAGGTcaaaaaaaggaaatgaagagagtcgagagagacagaaagagaacaagcagagaggcaaaaaaatctaACAAAATGGTGATAATGGTGGACTTCAGCTACTTGTATATAAACTGGTCAAATGGCACAAAGGGACAGAGATTAGGGAAACAATTTCTTGATAATTTAAATATTGCTTCTTGAAGCAACTAATTCTAGAGCATACAAGAAGAGGGACTATTCTGAACATAGTCTGAAGTAACACATAGGAGCTAATTCAAGAAGTGTCAGTAGCTGAGccactaagagtatgtctactctATAGTTGCGCTGCTGTAgtatagatgcttcctacattgatGGAAGGGATTTTCCATTGATGTATGTAATTCActtctccaagaggcagtagctagatctACAGAAGAATTCTAATGAGAAGAATTCTCCAGTGGGCATTGTATCtggcaaattgattgaaatgaTAATTAAAACCAGAATAAACATACACCTGGAAGATCATGTTGTGCTAGAGACTAACCAGCACAGATTCTGCAAAGGAAACTTGTGTGTCACTAATCTCTTACAATTCTTTCAACATGTCAATAAAGTAGTGGGTAAAGGAGAGACAATTGACCTAATTTATTTAGTCTTTCAAAAGGCTtccaaagaaattaaaaaattacAAGGTGAGAGTCCAAGAATTATCATGGATCAGAAACTGTCTAAGAGACAGAAAGCAAAAAGTAGAATTAAAAGGTCAAATTTCATTTTCATAAAGATTAATGGAGTGGTGCCTCAAGATGCTATAATGGGTCctgtgtttaatatatttattactgGTCTGGAGAGCGAAACGAACAATGAGacagcaaaatttgcagatgaaatagTTATTCAGGCTAGCCAAGACCAGAGAGTCCTACCAGGAACTTCAGAGAAATGTAAACAAGCTAGATGAATGGGGAAAATGTGGGCAAATGAAATTTAttgtgataaatgcaaagtaatgcacattggaagaaaaaaaattaagctatTTGTACACCTAACATAGTTCTAAATTATCTGTAtcaactcaagaaagagacctgaAGACCGCCCAGTGAAGAcctctgttcaatgtgcagctaCAATCAGAAACTCAAAGAAGATGTTAGATTGCATAAGGAAAGGGATGATGAACAGTATGGAAATATTATAAAACCATGGTGTGGCATGGATACTGTGTGCAGCACCGGTCACTCTATCTGAAAAAGGATACTGCGGtactggagagggttcaaagaagggcAGGAAAAATGACCTGGAAATTCATACAAAAAGAGACTGAAAAGATTGGAATTGTGTACTTCAGAAAGGAGACTAACAAGAGGTCAAATGCATAAAATAATGATTGATGTAAAGAAGGTAAATCAGAAACTTCTGTTCTCCCTGACTCATCACAGAACAAAGGGACATTCAATAATCttaaaaggtgggaaattcaaaaGTGACAACAGGAAATCTTTTTCACACACCATGTGATT
Encoded here:
- the TUSC1 gene encoding tumor suppressor candidate gene 1 protein, producing the protein MRRMRGAGRRWSCGPGAGSRRGRGAAVGGGEAACGWRGLAGGSPQQLAERYADLAASHSEAVRAREERERQNARLRDENARLRLENRRLRRENRSLFRQALLGPGPEPDAPPRPGSAPEQQLEEEAALAAQLRRLQERHRRALQQLRRRRAQDGLEEDGELDELLRELDGEQPQPPPPEKSLVPPL